One Leptolyngbya ohadii IS1 genomic window carries:
- a CDS encoding VIT1/CCC1 transporter family protein — translation MVLTFTLGAGLSAGDEAVNTRTMLVAIVGCNIAWGVIDGVMYIMGSLFERGSQARIVRALRQASDEKQAISVIRQHLDPTLSPILDEDERIAFYHRLLDRLQQMPPQRTRIEKEDIYGAIASFWLVLLATIPAILPFIWIQEFHAALRISNCLSLALLFIVGYTWAKYTNTNRWIAGFSLLLLGLVLVAVAIALGG, via the coding sequence ATGGTGCTGACTTTTACCCTGGGTGCCGGACTTTCTGCTGGGGACGAAGCGGTTAATACTCGCACAATGCTGGTGGCGATCGTGGGCTGCAATATTGCCTGGGGCGTGATCGATGGCGTGATGTACATTATGGGCAGCCTATTTGAGCGGGGAAGTCAGGCGCGAATTGTGCGGGCACTGCGTCAAGCATCCGATGAAAAGCAGGCAATTAGCGTGATTCGGCAGCACCTTGATCCCACCCTATCACCGATTCTGGACGAAGATGAACGAATCGCTTTCTATCATCGCCTCCTTGATCGATTGCAGCAAATGCCTCCCCAGCGAACCCGAATTGAGAAGGAGGATATCTACGGCGCGATCGCCAGTTTTTGGCTTGTCCTGCTCGCCACAATTCCTGCCATTCTCCCTTTTATTTGGATTCAAGAATTTCATGCTGCACTGCGTATTTCTAACTGCCTTTCACTGGCGCTGCTGTTCATCGTCGGCTATACCTGGGCGAAATATACCAATACCAATCGCTGGATTGCCGGGTTTTCCCTGCTGCTGCTGGGACTGGTTTTAGTGGCAGTGGCGATCGCTCTGGGAGGATGA
- a CDS encoding glycoside hydrolase family 65 protein, which produces MLQRNPVNPPKHIYPPDPWRWVETQFNTDFLAQMETLFSVANGYLGMRGVSDEGEPIWQNSTLINGFYETFPIVYGEEAYGFAKTGQTTVNVTDSKIIRLYVDDEPFYLPIAHLLEYERALDMRSGTLDRTILWQTPSGKLVVIRSQRLVSFEQRHLAAISYEVTVLNADAPLVLSSEMHYSPESAVDKGDPRLAKGFKERVLLPIQHSVEDRRILMSHRTRNSGMTITCGTDHEFETDNSYICKSYASEDTGKVVFSVDAQAGVPIRLIKYITYHFTRRASAQELCERAHRTLDRSLRQGFDDLLASQRQYLDAFWQRSDVQIEGHPEAQQSTDEMQQIVRFNLFHIFQASARAQDAGVAAKGLTSQAYEGHYFWDMETYVLPFLIYTSPQIAKNLLRFRYGMLDQARTRASEVSQEGALFPWRTINGEEASAYYAAGTAQYHINADIMYALKKYVEVTGDEEFRFKEGAEMLVETARMWYSLGFFSKRRNGQFCINGVTGPDEYNTVVDNNTYTNLMARENLWYAASTVEALRDQHPEWLATLVHQTNLDFSEVENWKRAADSMYLPYDDALGIHLQHDGFLDDEVWDFENTPPDKYPLLLHFHPLVIYRHQVIKQADIVLAMFLLGHEFSEEQKQRNFDYYDPLTTGDSSLSVCIQSIIAAEIGYMEKAIDYSTYAVLMDLGNVAGNVKDGCHIAAMGGTWMVMVYGFAGLRDDDGRLSFNPRLPRTIQRLRFPLTVQEQTLQVEVDQRSVTYLLQQGTGLVIVHQGEEIQLAPEKPVTVSLKAISQENQAVFPAPA; this is translated from the coding sequence ATGCTACAGCGCAACCCTGTCAACCCTCCCAAGCACATTTATCCCCCTGATCCCTGGCGATGGGTTGAAACCCAGTTTAATACTGATTTTTTAGCACAGATGGAAACCCTGTTCTCGGTTGCGAACGGCTATCTGGGAATGCGTGGAGTGAGCGACGAGGGCGAACCGATTTGGCAAAATAGCACCTTAATTAATGGCTTCTATGAAACGTTCCCGATCGTTTACGGGGAAGAAGCCTATGGCTTTGCAAAAACAGGACAAACGACCGTTAATGTCACAGATAGTAAGATTATTCGGCTCTACGTCGATGATGAACCCTTCTATCTTCCCATTGCCCATTTGCTTGAGTACGAACGGGCATTAGATATGCGATCGGGGACACTCGATCGGACGATTCTGTGGCAAACGCCATCGGGGAAGCTGGTGGTGATTCGATCGCAGCGATTGGTTTCTTTTGAACAGCGACATTTAGCGGCAATTTCCTACGAAGTGACCGTCCTGAATGCAGATGCGCCTCTAGTCCTGTCGTCTGAGATGCACTACAGCCCCGAATCTGCTGTTGATAAGGGTGATCCGCGTCTGGCAAAGGGGTTCAAAGAGCGCGTTTTGCTGCCCATTCAGCACTCGGTAGAGGATCGCCGTATTCTCATGAGCCACCGGACTCGCAACAGCGGTATGACGATTACCTGCGGCACCGATCATGAGTTTGAAACCGATAACTCCTATATTTGCAAAAGCTATGCGTCCGAGGACACGGGGAAGGTCGTGTTTAGTGTGGATGCCCAGGCGGGCGTTCCGATTCGATTAATCAAATACATCACGTATCATTTTACCCGTCGTGCCTCAGCGCAGGAACTCTGTGAGCGTGCCCATAGAACCCTCGATCGTTCCCTGCGTCAGGGATTTGATGATTTGTTAGCGAGTCAGCGTCAATACCTGGATGCATTTTGGCAGCGCAGCGATGTGCAGATTGAGGGACATCCTGAAGCGCAGCAGTCAACCGATGAAATGCAGCAGATTGTGCGCTTTAACCTGTTCCACATCTTTCAAGCCTCGGCGCGAGCGCAGGATGCCGGAGTGGCAGCAAAAGGGCTAACCAGCCAGGCTTATGAGGGACACTACTTCTGGGATATGGAAACCTATGTCCTGCCCTTTTTGATCTATACCTCGCCTCAAATTGCCAAAAATCTGCTGCGTTTTCGCTATGGCATGCTCGATCAAGCGCGAACGCGGGCGTCTGAAGTCAGCCAGGAGGGAGCCTTATTTCCGTGGAGGACAATCAACGGCGAAGAAGCTTCTGCCTACTATGCCGCAGGAACAGCGCAGTATCACATTAATGCCGATATCATGTACGCGCTGAAAAAATACGTGGAAGTTACGGGAGACGAGGAGTTCCGCTTTAAAGAAGGAGCAGAAATGCTCGTGGAAACGGCGCGGATGTGGTATAGCCTAGGATTCTTTTCTAAGCGAAGGAACGGGCAATTTTGCATTAATGGCGTCACAGGACCCGATGAATATAATACCGTTGTGGATAACAACACCTATACCAATTTAATGGCGCGGGAAAACCTGTGGTACGCCGCCAGTACGGTAGAAGCATTGCGCGATCAGCATCCTGAGTGGCTTGCTACACTGGTGCATCAAACGAATTTAGATTTCTCCGAAGTCGAGAACTGGAAGCGGGCAGCCGACTCGATGTATCTCCCCTACGATGACGCGCTCGGCATTCACCTTCAGCACGATGGATTCCTGGATGACGAAGTGTGGGATTTCGAGAATACGCCGCCTGATAAATATCCGCTGCTGCTGCACTTTCACCCGCTGGTGATTTACCGTCATCAGGTCATTAAACAGGCAGACATTGTGCTGGCAATGTTTCTCCTGGGACATGAGTTTTCCGAGGAGCAAAAGCAGCGAAACTTTGATTACTACGATCCGCTAACGACGGGAGATTCTTCTTTATCCGTTTGTATTCAGAGCATTATCGCTGCCGAAATTGGCTACATGGAAAAGGCGATCGACTATTCCACCTACGCAGTCCTGATGGATTTAGGGAATGTGGCGGGAAACGTTAAAGATGGTTGCCATATTGCGGCGATGGGCGGAACCTGGATGGTGATGGTTTATGGGTTTGCGGGGCTACGCGATGATGACGGTCGCCTGTCGTTTAACCCGCGATTACCCAGAACAATTCAGCGACTACGGTTTCCCTTAACGGTACAGGAGCAGACCCTACAGGTTGAGGTTGATCAACGATCGGTCACTTATTTGTTGCAGCAAGGAACAGGTTTAGTCATTGTTCATCAGGGCGAAGAAAT